The Prunus dulcis chromosome 3, ALMONDv2, whole genome shotgun sequence genome segment acccacaagttctcaaatttttaagatttgaaaacagttttcaagttgcataccacacaagtttttgaatcttaaaaatagatttaagaattccttgtttttaagaaaaatcaaagtttttgagTTCCTTATTTGAATAGGATACCAAACGCCCCCTTAAAATCTTCAATTATCGctgcattattattattcttagtaaattttctttcatatatGTTAAGTATATTTGTACCTATGTTTTTCAGAAAAATCACAGCCAGGCAGCGGCCTAATTGAAAAAGGGCTAGATCCACCCTTGCACCCCCCACTCTACACCCAAATGTTCGTGATATGAATCTACATTAGGCTTCTTAATATAATGCCCACATCTCTCACAACCTAAAATAACTCTAGCTCTCCTCTTTATATTTTTCCTAGCTCCATCAAACCTCACACAGCACATCATTGatgaataaaaaaactcataaaCTATATGTCCATTTTATCACAAGTAAACGTCACATAGACTCTGTTCTGTTGTATGATTGCTCTACTGAGCTATATACTCCATTGATTAATATAATTGCTCTATTGAGCTATTTACGTCATTGATTATTCACTCCAATCCAATCAAAACAGATTGTGTTGTGTTGCTCTTTCAGATTGAGTTGCCCTGGTCCGTCAGCACAAGTTTCAGGAAGCTACAAGCTACATCCAGTTGCttatgtctttttttcttttcttttcttcttttggtctCTAAACTGAATCCCGAAGGTCAAGGAAGATAATTCCGAGAAGAGTCCCAAGCCAAGAAATAATATGGGTGGAGTCCCAAACTAAGAAATAATCTCCTCGATAATTCCGAGAGGAGTCTCAAACCAAGAAATAATCTCACATTACATACCTCAATTGATAACCCACAAACTACGATTTGCATACCAtatttagggtttgtgaagAAAAGATGAGAGTATAGTAGGTTTCTTGGATTGAAAGAGAAGAGTAATCTGACAATAGAGTGTAgatgagtttgtgtttttctaaaacttaatatgaagagtggtggggtgtgtgtatagatgtactagggttaagtattaagttAGAGTATGTTCGAACTCCCATGacattgtgtgtgtgtgcaggGACGGACCCAGGATTTGAAAATGACGTAAGCTAAATTTACTTTACGTACAAACTTATTGAAAACTCGACGATAcgaatgaatttcattgataacaaaaaaatatacaagatACATAATGAGCCTTACCCCTCAAAAACCCCGTATCCAATATCACtattaaaataacatatattttaaataatatatattcaaaatattcattttccaAATTGGCATAATTGTTAGTAGAATTCCCCGAAAAACAATAGCCCAATACAAAGGTGGAGGAAAAAGACCTTTGTGGAGTTGAGAAGAAGTAGCCTTGGAACTGGTGCAGCCGATCGATAAGAgtgttgggtttttttttgttcggTTAGCCAGCCTAGTGGGGATTAGTTAATAAGATTAGCCTAGGCttattttagtcttttaaaaaaacaagtccAGTTGTTGGTCTCAACGCGTCTGTCAAAGTTAACTTGTGAAATGAAACTTCCAGCTTATTAACTTGTCAAAGAAGAGGAGGAATGCAATACTTCATGGCGCTGACAGAGGAGGCTCCAATCAAGTATTTCTTGTTGCTTTGCACCGACGTCAATTTCCcttgctttcttctttctttccttgatGTGTTTGAGCTttttaaccattttatttaaggggagtatttttgctcaccacccTTAATCGATGGTGCACATTACCATCAgctgaatttttttggaaatgaAAGGTGGGTGAACTAAGCAAAATGAAcacaaaaaggcaaaaaatcaaataaaccgactctctctctgtttttgttttggggtttTAGTACAAGGGTTTTATAGTGTTACACTCCTCCTTTGAGGCCATAGAGGCTTAAACCATAAGGGGGAAATATAAGGTCATACAACAATGCTGGCACTTGTATCTCAAGTGACTTATTTTACCATATTTTGTAGAAATATGAGGACCCAACGCAATCAATCAAGAAGCAGGAACTAGGCGCCTGGAGCAAATGGTGCAGTAAAACTTCCTCTTGGTTTTGTGggaaatggaaatgaaacaaaagagCAAGTGTGCATCAAAGTCCCACGCCAAAACTGGCCCTCCACAGTAAGGGCATACTGCTGGTGCCCCTCTCTTCCCTACCACCTTTTCTCGCAGATCAAACACTGATAAAAcactcatttctctctctctgtctttcctctcttttaccaatttgaattttcaaattacTTAGTTGAACAAGTCTCTGCTTCCCTCTTAATGCTTCGGCGTGCATTCAAATATGATGCACAAGAAAACCCGGGGCTATTTATATAGGCAAACCAATTACAAGAACCTTGAAAGTTGTCTGGAAATTGTGTTTCTTGAACCAGTAAAGaagtttcttttcttgtaaAATACTACTCCTCGTGTTTGTCGCGTtgtcttttcaaaattcaaacaacGACGAATACATTGACTGTCTCTGAGCTGTCTCCTGGGGTCCACGCGTTATCTACCGACCCAAAAAAGAGACTCACAaaactctttttgtttttgtttttaaatataGACGATATTGGGGAGGGTTATATTTAGCTTCGCGCTACAtttagtttaaaaaataataattttataaagaatAGTATCagattatattttaatagtcTCCAAAAGTAAATggcaaaatttaatattttttagtatattatgtaaatttattagttaatttaattaaactactatttatatcctatttaaaatacattttagaagagaaaaatattttgggaTATGATTTTTGATATCCACGTGCCGGCATGTGATTAGCCCTATAGATTTATGATAAGATTTTTTCTAGTTCTAAAAACAACTTAAAAATTAAGttaaatagaaaaagatgAAGGAAAGTTTGTAAAAGAATGAAGAGATTGTAGGAAATTATGTAGAAGGATAAAACTGAGGAAGGATAATATGTaaaatgatgaagatgtgAGAAATTATATAAGAATGCGGTAGGTacttttacaaaaaaaatagatttttttatattttaaaaaaaaaaatacatttttttttccgaattaaaagaaaaaaggttgGGTGATGTCACCTAACAACTAGGTGATGTCAACTAGGCCCCATCTAATTATTTAGCTCAGGCTAGCAAAAGAGTCACATGTGACCCTCATTTAGGAATTAGTCATTTGTGTAGCTCTCCCGTTTTTTGAGGCCCTTTGTGTAGCACACTCTTGAAGATGagttttgagaattttgaattatatttgaGAATATAGCCCCCTCTTGAAGATGACCTTACAACTCACAAAACTCTTAATATCTACTCAAGCAACGGTCTCCTGATCAAATGTAAGTCTTGTAGTATTAATTTAGGTAAAGATACATTcagcccaaattttttttttggtaaagatatgattttgaTTCCTCATTTTCAAGGACGAACATACATGGAATCAAATAGTTCATAATTCAATACCTTAAAAACCGGAATTAGATTGATTTGAGGAAAGTAGTTGATCTAATATCCATTCTTTTTGTCCCCTATTCCAAATAAGAAACATAGAAATTGGAGATTGATTAAGACTAAGTAAATATTCTTGAGTAGATATGACTTGCCTTAACATCTAGGTAAACTGCATGAGCCATTTCCAATTTTAGCCCTACAAAATACGCAGTAGTTTCCTCGAGCTATCATGATACATCTGAAACGAAGAATTGTTCTCGGTTACAAGAATCTTTTGTAACAATTGCACTGAAACAATCAGGAGATTCCTTAGAATAGCACAAGGTTTTTTCGGATAAGACACGGTTTCACAAAAGCAACATATATAAGAAGCTCTGTCCacaaaagcatatatatatggctATGTTAATTGCCAAGGGACGTGAGCATAGctttccctctccctctctcttctccactttcaaaaccaaaacttcGAAAGCAGTTCTATGTTCAAAACTTTTCTGTCAACTGCAAAAATGGGGGCTCCATTTTgttattaaattttcttttctttttcttctgtcaACTTCTAACTTTCTTATTTCCTACGTGGAGATGTATTGAGACTTGAGAAGCAAGATCTCACAAGGGATGGGTTTGAAAcatcagtttttgttttgacgGGTGGCAtttgattaaaattttatatatcaGCTTTGTATTGAAGTTGACTGAATGAGGACAACATGAATACACAATCAGCACAAAACCAGTCTGAGCAGAACCAGCTAAACAGGCATTGCTAGAGCCGAACAAATTTGAACACTACAAAGGCTTGTTGGGCGCTCTTAAGGAGCACTAAAAGTTTTaatattcagaaaaaaaaaatacatgacTTAGCACAATCAACAAATAATGCCCTAAAAGAATGCTGGTTATCCTTGTCGGGCGGAAGAGAAAAAAGTTGTGACTATCATGACACTGGAAAAATCTCTTAAACCAAGCATTGACAAATCGCATGCAAGCAAATTTTGACAGATACATTGTTATATATCTGTGGGATCTTTAACTTAACTATTGACAGTTGATATATACGTTTCTATATCCCGCCTAAAGAAGCAAGAAGCCGCTCATGTCATTAATCAAATGATAGCACATGCAGATTTTCTGAAAAGAATGATCAAGCATTACTGCATACATAATAAATATGTAAATCATGGGGATAGGTCTATTGGATTGTGTGCCTCAATGTCGACATGCCGTATACCGGGAACAAGCTCTTGGATCTCCTTTTCCAACCTATCAACTTCACTTCCTAAGGCTGTCACTACCTCTTCACCTGCAACAGGAAAGATACGTCATAATATATTGCAATGCAAGTTCAACTCAATCACCAAAATAATACAATTTtgaataaacataaaaatcatttttataACACATACCATAATTTGACATGATTTTAAGCAACGCAGTATCATCCTTCTCCTTTGCAGCATCACGAAACTGTAGCAAATCAACATTATTCATATATGACACTCAGCAATCAGCAAGTACACCAAGGAATTACTTACTACAAAGAAGGTTTGTAGgtccagaaaaagaaatgaaaaaacaatagaGATCTATAGAGATAATTAACCTGCTTAGCCCATTCTTCACGCCCAGTCCTGTGGAGATAATTTTGAACTACCACCACTCCATTGAAATCTGTCCCATGCAGATAGCGACCATTATATCACATTGATATTCCAATAATGCCAGATGCAAACTAATAGAAATAACAGACTTCTAAAGAGAAAGACAATAGAGTTTAAATAGTAAACTAAAGTTTTAGTAATAATCAaagtacaaaagaaaatactgCTGCAACGTCTGCATGTTAATAGTGCCAATAAGTTGCTACGCTACTGATAATGATTGACTTTTGATTTATCAATATCTGCCAAACCTATGAATACTAGAACAGTAATGATTTGTCAGAACCTAGGTTTAACTGGAAACCTAACCCAAGAATAATcgagaaaagaaagaataggAGATGAAAAGAAAGTCACCTATTTCAGCCTTAAATCGGAAGAACCCAGGACCAATCACCTCACTTTTGCAATCATATAGGGAATCCAcaacctataaaaaaaatcagcgATATTTAATAACCTTAAAAACATGAGGGTACAtcaattaccaaaaaaaaacatcattgaacataATGATACCGGGTCATTTTTCAAGAACTGGAGAACCTTCTCCATATCATGGTCGTCCATTGCCCTACCAATCAAAGCATGCCTATTCCTTTGGATCAGAAAAATAGCCACCTGCATGTTAGATTCAATTCAGTTGTACAATCATAGTTTTACCAAGTGACGGAGTCACAATCTGTAGTGTATTTGGTtcgtttattattattatgggATACCCAACATTTGGTAATCCACAACTTCAAGATTAGCATTGTATTGCAGATATTCACATCATCTTCCTTAGACAGCAATATGGTATTCTATTGCAGTTCCTGTATAACTTTAGAAGAAGTATTACATACCATTCCAAGTAGGTTGCCAACTACAATTGATCCTATGGGATCATAAATTGCATTTCCTGTTCTATTCACTGCAACCAATGATGCCGCAGCAATAGCAAGACCAGTTACAGCCGCGCCATCCTGCATATATGAGATCATTTACAAAGGGTTATAGCTTGTTATCATACCAGAAAAACTGTATTCAATGGCCTACTGAAAAGTAACTTGACAACTACTACCACACAGAGAATGAACTACACAATGCTAAACAAGATGTGTGGCTTCATGTTTTCTCAATTAACTCTAAGTTTAGGCTTCGGTTAGTGAAGGTTTTCAATGAAGTTGCATGTTGGGTTTGGTTGTTTAAGATAGTTTCTTGCTCCAACACCTTAGCATAGAACGCACTAgaaatttggattggccacgATCAGATGGGAGGTCTACAAGGTTTAAGTAGATGAGCTCATTTTCAAAGTTTAGCAATTAAGCATACTCTAATGTACTCATTGGTACTACTGAAATTATCATTCTTCCCCTTTTTCTCTACTAATCATTTCTTCCTTTCTAACAATTCAATTCTGATCCATTCACCTGCAATCatgtaaacaaacaagttCTAACAACCTTAAGGGAATAAAGGAACAGCGACTCAGTGGATTACCTCCGTCATGACAGCAACAGATGTGGGATCATGGCCACGCCAAATGTAGTCTCTCAATTTCATGCCCTCAGCAGCTGCACCTTTCTTGACAGCTTGTATGGCAACAAGAAGAGAAGCACCTGAGGAATGGATTCAAAGtcatgagaaagaaaaaagtaaaaaataatccCCCAATCATCCTTAAAAGATAATGCATTGAGTTGTACCTTCAATAATAAATGAGCCACCAATCACAAGAGCTGCATACTGAATATTTGGAGGGGGCTGAGGAAGAGGCAgacaaattcaataaaaaccaCAATTGAATTTACAAACACAACAgagaagaatgaaaaattaaaaagaaaagagcaaACAGAAGTTTGGGTAACAAATTTTCCAAGTAAAAACTCAATTAGTCAATAACCTGTGAAGTCCACAAGTTTTGAAATCCATGAACAATAGTCGCACCAGAACCAAGACAAAAGATACCAACAGCAGATATCAAAGACCAGACAAATCTTTCCTTGGAGTATCCATAACTGCCAGAATCAAAGATACCGCATGATAATTAGAACGAATTCTCTTCATGAACAAAGAATAATATAAATGCAAGTAGTTAGTTTCTAATCACAGCTCTTGACTTCTATGTTATGCACTTCTACCATCGAATTCAACTTGTTTCCTAGAATCATTAAAGTACTTCAACCAATCTAATTCATggctaaattttattttagatcCTAGATTTCTTCCTTATGAAGCTTTTCTTTAGAAACATCTGGTATCTTAAATTACCAGTTAGAGACTGTTACATAATGTAAAACTTGtcttgagaaaagaaaaaaaaggaaagaatgcGAGCTAACGAAGGTTTTATCAATGATGCAAAAAGGTGGTCATGATATTGAAAGACTCACGGGTGGAGAGCATCCGGTGCACGCCTTGAGCTACTCAAACCATAAGCAAGAAGCGCCTACAATATCAACATGGATTAGTTTCTTTGCATTAAATGTACAATGAATCGAGTTAATCGTAAAATGAGAAACCACAACAATATTGATTTAGAATAGACATCAGCCAGCATGAACCCAATACCTGATTTGCAAAATCTGCAACTGAGTGAACAACTTCAGCAAACATAACATGACTGGCGGTTGATAACCAGACACCAAATTTGAGAGAAAACACAAGGAAGTTGCACCACAATGCAGTTGTGACTGCCCTTTGACTAGTATTACAGATTTGGTGCAAAAACAGAGGGGTTTAATGAAATTCCCAgtaattaaagaaattaacaataaaTGTACAAACTTGGGAAATTTCAAACATTTTTGTGCTGGGTACCTGTGCTCGTCATTGAATTGAATCTTGACCTGTTTAGCTCTAGTAAAGAAATCTGCAAATCAATGCATACCCAGTTACCCATATACACAAAGCTCTCAGCTAAATTGAGCTACTGACCACTTTCCCaataaaaatttacaaattctcaaaaaattcaaaaggacCTACTGCGATGGAACAAGTGCTGCTGCTGATGTTGATGGTGAACAACACTACCAGAAGAAACCAAGTCGAGCAGAACGAGCCGTTTTGAGCAAGCAGATGACGAAACCAGACCGCGCAGCAGAGTGTGAGCGGAGGAGCTAAACGGAACGTTCTGGGAGAAGCTGCAGTCGTTATTTTGTGTGAGCTTGGGGTCTGAGTAGTGAAAGAGCAGAAATTGGGATTGGCAGCGCGAATTGAAGCGATGGGTATGGCGGAGGCGAGAGAGCAGAGTATAAGAGGACGATCTCATCTCATCACATCAAAGCAATGCAAGTCTTTGCCTTTCTCTGTTTCTTCATGCTCTTCTTCTGTGTATATTCACGCATTCTTAGAAAGATGGTGCATTTCGATTGCTTTTGAGGTTTTGAGGTAAGActggtttagggtttttctGGGGCTAAAGAGAAAAGAGTGAATaatcacacacacagagaTTGAAGAAGGTGAAAGCTACTATGCCCTCTTTCCCTTGTGTTTGCTTGTAGAAGGCTAGGCATTAACCCTCACTCCCCTGACTCCCGGAGtcccaacaaataaaaacttattagAAAATGGTAAGATATTGGGCCATGAAATGGAAAATTCTAGGCTGTCACATCTACACCAATTGCAGCCTAGAAATTGGGCCCTTATAACATTTCCACCCATGGCCTAAAGGTCATGGCAAAAAGCCCCTTGGACTCAAAAAATCTGTCCACCAATTCATTCTAGCCCAGATAGGATGTGGGCTCCACTAAGAATGAGCATGTCCGAAGGCAAGATCAGCTCTAGCTGCCGCTTGAGAGCGTTGATGTTAgcgaataaatttttaaattttttttaaaatagaaaaaattcttaaaaattatgatttatttattaatctcatacatatttaaaaaaattaatactaTGTGAATAGTAACCGTCCTTACTTGCCCTTGTcatttgccatgacaaatggatgaaaattgacaggacccaatcccaattccactttggaattcgaaccaagtcctgtgcgtgtccgacacctggcaaatgtcgggtACAAATGAcatttttacccttcctgttacCACTACGAATAAAACTTTCTttagactcctgccgaaaattcggtagagtctcccctgtattttgtccatacccaaaatcttccacctgttaaacaagcaaatctTTTCACAAACCGCCAGAATAAAACAATCAAGCATTCACCAGCTCAAGTTtcccactaaaactagatatcagagcattttctactaatttacaagatttcacgaacttttacaataaaatcCTACGTTTCTTGATGGAGCGGAAGCTaggagtggcccggtggtggatgcctgcgcacttctacagcctgggggcgaaaaacaagtttgaaaacgtgagtggacaaaaataatgttctcaAATCGggttataaacataataacccccgtagtcaaaataaatatgtaagtAAACCTAAAGTTCATCTGTATTCAAATATAAAGCATTTAAATCAACaggtatatgtatatgtatatatgcatatatgaaACGGGCACGAATATcaagaaaactgatataaaatttctgaaaacaataattttataaaagcactgaaattcctttaaaactaccacctagatatacccctgtaaatccgtcaattcccctggcaggtctcggcgacacgcAATCTATCcaagccgcaaactggcaggattcaggggactatagtcagcctgatccgctggcaggtctcgatgacaccaagtcgactcgagctgCTCTGGcgggattcaggggaccgtagtcagcctaaTCCGCAATcatggcaggtctcggggacacgaaGTCAATCGAGCCGCAAattctggcaggtctcgggacaccaagtctgccgagccgcaaatcctggaactcacggtccgagcgtccccgaaactcgtgaggcgatgtcaagtgcactgacagaactgtaaacagactggatgtccgtagacatcggtccatctgagggtaatcaccaaatataaatgggtacgtggtggttttaaaataaattactttagAAAACTCTGAATTAACTGTAATCTCAAATTATGCTGCTATCTCAACTGATTCAAACCTAAAACTCTGTTTCTTTAACTTTTTAGCATGCGTAAGTAAGCAGCACAGAattatagaactattactgtactaatcatgctcggaaacataataaaacttattcaagattaaataatgaaatttattcggataaacttatttataaaaacttatttatataaaatcaatataaaatcatttatgtaaactcatatatataaatcatttatataactcatttatataaaatcatttatgaaagaaagtccactcactgctggtccgagctagctggaccttttgaaAGTCCCTCCTGTGGTTCTGTCGGGTCtttggtgcctgattacccataaagattaaattaattaaactgcTCAATAGAAGAATTAAatccggctcctagaaatgcgtgtACTCATTTTCAAGTCACTCCTATGCCCATTTTAGCTTTTCAGACAAAGAGAACGGCCTTGAAAGGCCTCaagctttactaagcgataaactgtcagaccggccgatccggaaCCCCGTGCGGTCCacaatctccgatggccaatctgggattctctaaaggttcctcacagagaaagaaccatgttccgcgagtttggtccgaaacagacggtcggattagccaaaatagcgttatcgcttaaaatccaaaccctagcccc includes the following:
- the LOC117623195 gene encoding metal tolerance protein C4 produces the protein MRSSSYTLLSRLRHTHRFNSRCQSQFLLFHYSDPKLTQNNDCSFSQNVPFSSSAHTLLRGLVSSSACSKRLVLLDLVSSGSVVHHQHQQQHLFHRNFFTRAKQVKIQFNDEHSQRAVTTALWCNFLVFSLKFGVWLSTASHVMFAEVVHSVADFANQALLAYGLSSSRRAPDALHPYGYSKERFVWSLISAVGIFCLGSGATIVHGFQNLWTSQPPPNIQYAALVIGGSFIIEGASLLVAIQAVKKGAAAEGMKLRDYIWRGHDPTSVAVMTEDGAAVTGLAIAAASLVAVNRTGNAIYDPIGSIVVGNLLGMVAIFLIQRNRHALIGRAMDDHDMEKVLQFLKNDPVVDSLYDCKSEVIGPGFFRFKAEIDFNGVVVVQNYLHRTGREEWAKQFRDAAKEKDDTALLKIMSNYGEEVVTALGSEVDRLEKEIQELVPGIRHVDIEAHNPIDLSP